A portion of the Juglans microcarpa x Juglans regia isolate MS1-56 chromosome 1D, Jm3101_v1.0, whole genome shotgun sequence genome contains these proteins:
- the LOC121234419 gene encoding uncharacterized mitochondrial protein AtMg00810-like, whose translation MVLALVVSFNWDIRQLDVSNAFLHGILEEEVYMTQPKDFEDPVHPQFVLYVDDILVTSNDWDFITSLISNVQMEFAMKDLGQLTPYRAPCVSGSKLSKFAREPLPDPSEYRQTIGALQYVTLTHPDIAYLVNQLCQHMQNPTSAHWTAAKLVLRYLKNTLDHGLFYKPGSFSINAYCDFDWAGDPEDKRSTCGYGVYVGSNLISWSAKKQHVVSKSSTEAKYHCLALVTVEVYWLRMLLCELKVSLESAPVVWCDNISVLALTSNPIFHARSKHIEVDEKVANRDIILQHVSTSLQSADFFTKGHIADHFCFLQDKLSVLDLPTSLQGNDKDKNHPVQTG comes from the exons ATGGTTCTTGCACTTGTCGTGTCTTTCAACTGGGATATTAGGCAACTTGATGTCTCTAATGCCTTTCTTCATGGCATTTTAGAAGAAGAGGTCTATATGACACAACCAAAAGACTTTGAAGATCCGGTGCACCCCCAGTTTGTAT TATATGTGGACGATATTTTGGTCACGTCTAATGATTGGGACTTCATTACATCTCTTATTTCTAATGTACAAATGGAGTTTGCCATGAAGGATCTTGGTCAGTTGAC ACCTTATCGAGCTCCTTGTGTCTCTGGCTCCAAACTATCCAAGTTTGCTAGAGAACCCCTTCCAGATCCATCTGAATATAGGCAAACCATTGGTGCCTTGCAATATGTCACTCTCACGCATCCCGACATTGCATACTTAGTAAATCAGCTCTGTCAACACATGCAAAATCCAACCTCTGCTCATTGGACGGCAGCCAAACTTGTACTACGTTATTTGAAGAATACACTCGATCATGGCCTCTTCTACAAGCCCGGTTCCTTCTCTATTAATGCCTACTGTGATTTTGATTGGGCCGGTGATCCTGAGGATAAACGATCAACGTGTGGTTATGGTGTTTATGTGGGTTCCAACCTCATCTCTTGGTCGGCTAAGAAACAACATGTGGTTTCCAAATCTAGTACTGAGGCGAAATACCATTGCTTAGCTCTTGTTACGGTTGAAGTGTATTGGCTGCGTATGCTCTTGTGTGAGCTGAAGGTTTCACTTGAATCTGCCCCTGTTGTTTGGTGTGACAATATCAGTGTTTTAGCTCTTACCTCCAATCCAATTTTCCATGCACGATCTAAACACATTGAAGTCGATGAGAAGGTGGCAAACCGAGACATAATTTTACAACACGTGTCCACTTCATTGCAATCTGCAGATTTTTTTACCAAGGGACACATAGCtgatcatttttgttttctacaGGACAAACTCTCTGTGTTGGATCTCCCTACTAGTTTGCAGGGGAATGATAAGGATAAGAACCATCCAGTTCAAACTGGATAG